The following proteins are co-located in the Mycolicibacterium goodii genome:
- a CDS encoding aldehyde dehydrogenase family protein, producing the protein MTMTPNTVAHNAATQADSWPAEENITPLNPATLEPVGDAVAASPAELDHAVAAAHSSLPDWSRDHRRRASIMLQWADNLVAHTDELVTLLIAQTGKPLREAGLEVAGAAEALRYNAGLCRHVGGHAGTLSDDNVLHVVRQPVGLSAFIVPWNWPVLLLLRDLAPALAAGVTAVVKPSPQTLRVTERAVQLGHHVGLPTDAVRVVAGDRHVGDALVRHSLVRAVSFTGSSGVGRQIMTAAAADFTRPLLELGGKGVSVLFADADLERATRDIVAATFVTAGQMCMACTRILVHTSVLHRVTEQVVDATAALRVGDPRRETTDVGPLISPAAAERVLSYIERARREATVLTGGHAVHPDGLPGGFVSPAVVTDVDVRSPVVQDDVFGPLLTIEPFDDEAGAVELANSTPFGLAGSVWTADVTRAWRVASAIAAGTVWVNGYNRSYPEMPSGGFKASGLGRTRGIEGVEQFTEIKSVHFTV; encoded by the coding sequence ATGACAATGACCCCCAACACAGTTGCCCACAACGCGGCGACGCAGGCGGATTCCTGGCCTGCCGAGGAGAACATCACCCCGCTGAACCCGGCGACACTGGAACCGGTCGGCGACGCTGTCGCCGCATCTCCGGCAGAACTCGATCATGCCGTTGCCGCGGCCCATTCGTCCCTGCCCGATTGGTCCCGCGATCATCGACGGCGCGCGTCGATCATGCTGCAGTGGGCGGACAACCTCGTCGCCCACACCGACGAGTTGGTCACCCTGCTGATCGCACAGACCGGCAAACCCCTGCGCGAAGCGGGTCTGGAGGTGGCGGGTGCCGCTGAAGCGTTGCGCTACAACGCCGGACTGTGTCGTCACGTCGGCGGTCACGCGGGCACCCTGTCCGATGACAACGTTCTGCACGTGGTCAGGCAACCCGTGGGTTTGAGCGCCTTCATCGTGCCGTGGAACTGGCCGGTCCTGCTGTTGCTGCGAGACCTCGCACCGGCACTGGCCGCGGGTGTCACCGCGGTGGTCAAACCTTCACCGCAGACGCTGCGGGTCACCGAACGCGCGGTACAACTCGGCCACCACGTCGGTCTGCCCACCGACGCGGTGCGCGTCGTCGCAGGCGATCGCCACGTCGGTGACGCGCTGGTACGGCACTCACTGGTGCGCGCGGTGTCGTTCACCGGGTCTTCGGGGGTGGGGCGGCAGATCATGACCGCCGCTGCAGCCGATTTCACCAGACCCTTGCTTGAGCTGGGCGGCAAGGGCGTGTCGGTGCTGTTCGCCGACGCCGACCTGGAACGTGCCACCCGGGACATCGTCGCCGCCACCTTCGTCACCGCCGGGCAGATGTGCATGGCGTGCACCCGAATCCTGGTGCACACCAGCGTGTTACATCGCGTGACAGAACAGGTGGTCGATGCGACAGCGGCGCTACGGGTGGGCGATCCGCGGCGTGAGACCACCGACGTGGGTCCGCTGATATCGCCCGCTGCCGCCGAGCGGGTGCTGTCCTACATCGAGCGAGCGCGCCGCGAGGCCACCGTGTTGACCGGCGGCCACGCCGTACACCCCGACGGACTGCCCGGCGGCTTCGTCTCACCCGCCGTGGTCACCGACGTCGACGTGCGCTCCCCCGTCGTGCAGGACGACGTGTTCGGTCCGTTGCTGACGATCGAACCGTTCGACGACGAGGCCGGGGCGGTCGAACTGGCCAACAGCACGCCGTTCGGCCTGGCGGGGTCGGTGTGGACCGCCGACGTGACCCGCGCGTGGCGGGTGGCCTCGGCGATCGCGGCAGGCACCGTCTGGGTCAACGGCTACAACCGGTCCTACCCGGAGATGCCCAGCGGCGGATTCAAGGCCTCGGGGTTGGGGCGGACCAGGGGCATCGAAGGTGTCGAGCAGTTCACCGAGATCAAGAGCGTCCACTTCACCGTGTAG
- a CDS encoding haloalkane dehalogenase has translation MQTLRTPDERFARLPEFAYRPRYCDIDDGEGGQLRVAWVEDGPAHAEPVLLLHGEPSWSFLYRRMIPILAAAGDRVICPDLVGFGRSDKPTRVEDHTYARHVEWMRALLFDALELQKVTLVGQDWGGLIGLRLAAEHPHRFANIVVANTGLPTGDIPMPEIWWQFRNAMQKAPKVDVGRFVASGCRRPLDDDVRAAYDAPFPDDSYCAGPRAMPGLVPTSPDDPAAEANRSAWKTLRASETPMLVAFSDGDPITGGMAPIFKKEMRGAHGVEHPVIAGAGHFLQEDAGEQLASAIVEFLRGR, from the coding sequence GTGCAGACCTTGCGTACGCCGGATGAGAGATTCGCCCGCCTTCCCGAATTCGCCTATCGCCCAAGGTATTGCGATATCGACGACGGGGAAGGCGGTCAATTGCGGGTGGCCTGGGTCGAGGACGGACCCGCGCACGCCGAACCCGTGCTTTTGTTGCATGGGGAACCATCTTGGTCGTTTCTGTACCGCCGGATGATCCCGATCCTCGCCGCCGCGGGTGACCGCGTCATCTGCCCCGACCTCGTCGGGTTCGGCCGGTCGGACAAGCCGACCCGCGTCGAGGACCACACCTACGCCCGGCACGTCGAATGGATGCGGGCCCTGCTGTTCGACGCACTGGAACTGCAGAAGGTGACCCTCGTCGGCCAGGACTGGGGCGGCCTGATCGGCCTGCGCCTGGCGGCCGAGCATCCGCACCGCTTCGCCAACATCGTGGTCGCCAACACCGGCCTGCCGACCGGGGACATCCCGATGCCCGAGATCTGGTGGCAGTTCCGCAATGCCATGCAGAAGGCGCCCAAGGTCGACGTCGGACGGTTCGTCGCGTCGGGGTGTCGCCGCCCGCTCGACGACGACGTGCGAGCGGCCTACGACGCACCGTTTCCCGACGACTCCTACTGCGCCGGGCCGCGCGCCATGCCGGGTCTGGTGCCCACCTCGCCCGATGATCCGGCGGCCGAGGCCAACCGATCGGCCTGGAAAACATTGCGCGCCAGCGAAACCCCCATGCTGGTGGCGTTCAGCGACGGCGACCCGATCACCGGTGGTATGGCCCCGATCTTCAAGAAGGAGATGCGCGGCGCACACGGCGTCGAGCACCCCGTGATCGCCGGCGCCGGTCACTTCCTGCAGGAGGACGCCGGTGAACAACTCGCTTCGGCGATCGTGGAGTTCCTCAGGGGCAGGTGA
- a CDS encoding propanediol/glycerol family dehydratase large subunit, producing MRILDAKPVNLDGFSVPDPELGLAAMSSPHDPSPSLVIRDGRVVEMDGKAADDFDVIDEFIARYGLDLDVAPQAMAMTDVELARMAVDINVPRAEVVRLIAGTTPAKLANAIAVLTPVEMQAAMAKMRARRTPSNQAHVTNQLDDPLLIAADAASAVAYGFREVETTVPVLADAPSNAVALLIGSQVGVPGAMAQCSIEEALELRLGLRGLTSYAETISIYGTEQVFVDGDDTPFSKAILTSAYASRGLKMRVTSGGGAEVLMGAAEKCSILYLESRCVSLARALGSQGVQNGGIDGVGVVASVPDGMKELLAENLMVMMRDLESCAGNDNLISESDIRRSAHTLPVLLAGADFIFSGFGSIPRYDNAFALSNFNSDDMDDFLVLQRDWGADGGLRTVPAEQLAAVRRRAARAVQAVYRDLGLADFDDEHVENVVAANGSRDLPPGDPTAVLEAANAIEAKQLTVFDVVAALHRTGFDDEAAAIMRLTAERMRGDQLQTSAIFDEQFRVLSKITDPNDYSGPGTGYTLSDTRRAEIDNIRQQRSASELTADQAEHAGHITVTEVEPARQGSDPREVCIGLSPALGRSVWLSLCGLPIGEVIRQISAGLEEEGCVPRFVRVRSTIDVGLIGLTAAKLSGSGIGIGLQGKGTALIHRRDLAPLANLELFSVAPLLTARNYRELGRNAARHAKGMAPVPILTGGTDESISARYHARAVALVALEREASEPGQASVTVEVRKHGR from the coding sequence ATGCGGATCCTGGACGCGAAACCGGTGAACCTCGACGGCTTCAGCGTCCCGGACCCCGAACTGGGACTCGCGGCGATGAGCAGCCCCCACGATCCGAGCCCCTCGCTGGTGATCCGCGACGGGCGCGTGGTCGAGATGGACGGCAAGGCCGCCGACGACTTCGACGTCATCGACGAGTTCATCGCGCGCTACGGCCTCGATCTCGACGTGGCACCGCAGGCCATGGCGATGACCGACGTCGAGCTGGCGCGCATGGCCGTCGACATCAACGTGCCGCGCGCTGAGGTGGTGCGCCTCATCGCCGGCACCACACCCGCCAAGCTGGCCAATGCGATCGCGGTGCTCACGCCCGTGGAGATGCAGGCCGCGATGGCCAAGATGCGGGCCCGCCGCACCCCGAGCAACCAGGCGCACGTCACCAACCAACTCGACGACCCGTTGTTGATCGCCGCCGACGCGGCCAGCGCGGTGGCCTACGGGTTCCGCGAGGTCGAGACGACGGTGCCGGTGCTGGCCGACGCCCCGTCGAATGCCGTTGCGCTGCTGATCGGTTCGCAGGTCGGGGTGCCCGGCGCGATGGCGCAGTGCTCCATCGAGGAGGCCCTCGAACTGCGTCTGGGCCTGCGCGGCCTCACCAGCTACGCCGAGACCATCTCGATCTACGGCACCGAGCAGGTGTTCGTCGACGGCGACGACACCCCGTTCTCCAAGGCCATCCTCACCTCGGCGTACGCGTCGCGGGGACTCAAGATGCGGGTCACCAGCGGCGGCGGCGCCGAGGTGCTCATGGGTGCGGCCGAGAAGTGCTCGATCCTCTACCTCGAATCCCGTTGCGTCTCACTGGCAAGGGCGCTGGGATCGCAGGGCGTGCAGAACGGCGGCATCGACGGTGTCGGCGTGGTGGCCTCGGTGCCCGACGGCATGAAGGAACTGCTCGCCGAGAACCTCATGGTGATGATGCGCGACCTGGAATCGTGCGCAGGCAACGACAATCTGATCTCGGAGTCCGACATCCGCCGCAGCGCCCACACCCTGCCGGTGCTGCTGGCCGGTGCCGACTTCATCTTCTCCGGGTTCGGCTCGATCCCGCGCTACGACAACGCGTTCGCGCTGTCCAACTTCAACTCCGACGACATGGACGACTTCCTGGTGCTGCAGCGCGACTGGGGTGCCGACGGCGGCCTGCGCACCGTTCCCGCCGAGCAACTCGCCGCGGTGCGCCGCCGTGCCGCTCGTGCGGTGCAGGCCGTCTACCGTGACCTGGGGCTCGCCGACTTCGACGACGAGCACGTCGAGAATGTGGTGGCCGCCAACGGTTCCCGTGACCTGCCTCCGGGAGACCCCACAGCGGTCCTGGAAGCCGCCAACGCCATCGAGGCCAAACAACTCACCGTGTTCGACGTGGTCGCCGCGCTCCACCGCACCGGTTTCGACGACGAGGCCGCCGCCATCATGCGGTTGACGGCCGAGCGGATGCGCGGTGACCAGTTGCAGACCTCGGCGATCTTCGACGAGCAGTTCCGGGTGCTCTCGAAGATCACCGACCCCAACGACTATTCCGGTCCGGGCACCGGATACACGCTCAGCGACACGCGTCGCGCCGAGATCGACAACATCCGCCAGCAGCGCAGCGCATCCGAACTCACCGCCGATCAGGCCGAGCACGCCGGGCACATCACGGTCACCGAGGTCGAACCGGCACGGCAGGGCAGCGATCCGCGGGAGGTGTGCATCGGCCTGTCGCCCGCGCTCGGCCGCAGCGTGTGGTTGTCGCTGTGCGGTCTGCCGATCGGCGAGGTGATCCGCCAGATCTCGGCCGGTCTGGAGGAGGAGGGCTGTGTGCCGCGCTTCGTGCGGGTGCGGTCCACCATCGACGTCGGCCTGATCGGGCTGACCGCGGCCAAGCTGTCCGGATCCGGTATCGGAATCGGTCTGCAGGGCAAGGGGACTGCGCTGATCCACCGTCGTGATCTCGCGCCGCTGGCCAACCTCGAGCTGTTCAGCGTCGCGCCGCTGCTAACCGCGCGCAACTACCGCGAACTGGGCCGCAACGCCGCCCGCCACGCCAAGGGCATGGCCCCGGTGCCGATCCTCACCGGCGGCACCGATGAGTCGATCTCGGCGCGTTACCACGCCCGCGCGGTCGCGCTGGTGGCGCTGGAACGCGAGGCGAGCGAACCCGGTCAGGCGTCGGTCACGGTGGAGGTGCGTAAACATGGCCGATGA
- a CDS encoding diol dehydratase reactivase ATPase-like domain-containing protein, which yields MSTAGLIAGIDVGNHTTEIVLARVQNATVHPVGHGQAPTRGRKGSRESLEGAAALLRRLEVDLQVRADALVLSAIRPVDTATAPLAPATAPHAPVRSLRRPDASTPAGSGYAVGRHVPLTQLPHHHSPGAIIVSVDADTDFEDAAAAITDAVANGADVVGVLAAQDDAVLIRNRIPIDVPVVDEVDLDGLATDVLVALEVVAEGRAYRALADPIAVCAALELGHENLRDIAEFTRELADSPAIALTPRTGPPAPPAADDDYVEFGRDGEPVRYPPAQAHTILRREPPGNVVRIRLRSVPTADHEMAVDDAFFTDLSALDNGAWLRRGVADASGTVVALLAADHVEDAAATLSELTRRPACTLASEPEAAARGARTTPGLPPDSVVCDIGGGTIDLVGAERTVTAAGAGETITVAVAKMLGIPRALAERVKRTPAIRVEGPHVAHEEDGRRLFLDAPAPAEAIGRLCTRGTAGLVPFSSRLAAEEWRSLRLAIKQETVAANIARCMKAFEKPPAALLLAGGGALDDELLRTVGESLRTVGVVVGRANIDGVHGPRFAVASGLVHLYAESAGERGAQEVS from the coding sequence GTGAGCACCGCCGGCCTGATCGCCGGTATCGACGTCGGCAACCACACCACCGAGATCGTGCTGGCCCGCGTGCAGAACGCGACCGTGCACCCCGTCGGGCACGGGCAGGCACCGACCCGGGGCCGCAAGGGATCCCGCGAATCGCTGGAGGGCGCCGCGGCGCTGCTGCGCCGCCTCGAGGTCGACCTGCAGGTGCGCGCCGACGCCCTCGTGCTCTCGGCGATCCGCCCCGTCGACACCGCGACCGCGCCGCTCGCCCCCGCGACCGCACCGCACGCACCGGTGCGCAGCCTGCGCCGGCCCGACGCCAGCACGCCGGCCGGCAGCGGCTACGCCGTCGGGCGGCACGTACCGCTCACCCAACTGCCGCACCACCACTCACCGGGCGCGATCATCGTCTCGGTGGACGCAGACACCGACTTCGAGGACGCCGCGGCGGCCATCACCGACGCGGTGGCCAACGGCGCCGACGTCGTCGGGGTGCTGGCCGCCCAGGACGACGCCGTGCTGATCCGCAACCGCATCCCGATCGACGTCCCGGTGGTCGACGAGGTGGACCTGGACGGGTTGGCGACCGATGTGCTGGTGGCTCTCGAGGTGGTCGCCGAGGGACGCGCCTACCGCGCCCTGGCCGATCCGATCGCGGTGTGCGCCGCACTCGAACTCGGCCACGAGAACCTCCGCGACATCGCCGAATTCACCAGGGAACTGGCCGATTCCCCGGCCATCGCGCTCACCCCACGCACCGGGCCACCCGCACCGCCCGCGGCCGACGACGACTACGTCGAGTTCGGCCGCGACGGCGAGCCCGTGCGGTACCCACCCGCGCAGGCCCATACGATCCTGCGGCGCGAACCACCGGGCAACGTGGTACGGATCCGGCTGCGGTCCGTGCCGACCGCCGACCACGAGATGGCCGTCGACGACGCGTTTTTCACCGACCTGTCGGCCCTCGACAACGGCGCGTGGCTGCGCCGCGGCGTGGCCGACGCCAGCGGCACCGTGGTGGCGCTGCTGGCCGCCGATCACGTCGAGGACGCCGCGGCGACCCTGAGCGAACTCACCCGGCGCCCGGCATGCACCCTCGCCTCCGAACCCGAGGCCGCCGCCCGCGGCGCACGCACCACGCCCGGTCTGCCGCCCGATTCGGTGGTGTGCGACATCGGCGGCGGCACAATCGATCTGGTCGGTGCGGAGCGCACGGTGACCGCGGCCGGCGCGGGCGAGACCATCACGGTGGCGGTCGCGAAGATGCTCGGCATCCCCAGGGCCCTGGCCGAACGGGTCAAGCGCACCCCGGCCATCCGGGTCGAGGGGCCCCACGTCGCACACGAGGAGGACGGGCGGCGGCTGTTCCTCGACGCGCCGGCCCCGGCCGAGGCCATCGGCCGGTTGTGCACCAGGGGCACCGCGGGTCTGGTGCCGTTCTCCAGCCGGTTGGCGGCCGAGGAATGGCGCAGCCTGCGGCTGGCCATCAAGCAGGAGACCGTGGCGGCCAACATCGCCCGCTGCATGAAAGCGTTCGAGAAACCGCCTGCCGCACTGCTGCTGGCCGGCGGCGGCGCGCTCGACGACGAACTGCTGCGCACCGTCGGGGAGTCGCTGCGCACCGTCGGTGTTGTGGTGGGGCGGGCCAACATCGACGGCGTGCACGGCCCGCGATTCGCGGTCGCCTCAGGTCTGGTGCACCTGTATGCCGAATCAGCCGGCGAGCGCGGGGCGCAGGAAGTCTCCTGA
- a CDS encoding lipoprotein LpqH, whose product MKRGFLVAVGSAAVVIAGLSGCSSDDKSVDASEASPTANATVDSTASPGTSVAAGDATATTGTGTARVVIDGAEHPIEGSVVCATVAGNVSVTVGQGTSAVTATLSEGDQPAVSAVALGNIDGVSLGYTPGVPGGSAEATKDGNKYTIKGNATGADTANPMAGAVTKPFELEITCP is encoded by the coding sequence GTGAAGCGAGGGTTCCTGGTAGCCGTCGGAAGTGCCGCAGTCGTCATCGCGGGCCTGTCCGGCTGTTCGTCCGACGACAAGAGCGTTGACGCAAGCGAGGCATCACCCACCGCAAACGCAACCGTCGACTCGACGGCCTCGCCCGGCACCTCGGTGGCCGCGGGCGACGCCACGGCCACCACCGGAACGGGCACCGCCCGGGTGGTCATCGACGGCGCCGAACACCCCATCGAGGGGTCAGTCGTGTGCGCCACCGTGGCGGGCAACGTGTCGGTGACCGTCGGTCAGGGCACCTCCGCCGTCACCGCGACCCTGTCCGAAGGGGATCAGCCTGCCGTCAGCGCGGTCGCGCTCGGCAACATCGACGGTGTGAGCCTGGGCTACACGCCCGGTGTGCCCGGCGGCAGCGCCGAGGCCACCAAGGACGGCAACAAGTACACGATCAAGGGCAACGCCACGGGCGCCGACACGGCCAACCCGATGGCCGGCGCGGTGACCAAACCGTTCGAACTCGAGATCACCTGCCCCTGA
- a CDS encoding SGNH/GDSL hydrolase family protein encodes MAKRILCFGDSLTWGWIPVEDGAPTERFAPDVRWTGVLAQQLGPDFEVIEEGLSARTTNIDDPTDPRLNGASYLPSCLATHLPLDLVIIMLGTNDTKAYFRREPLDIALGMSVLVTQVLTSGGGVGTPYPAPQVLVVSPPPLAPMPHPWFQLIFAGGEEKTSELESVYRALASFLKVPFFDAGSVISTDGVDGIHFTEANNRDLGVALAEKVRTLM; translated from the coding sequence ATGGCCAAGCGAATTCTGTGTTTCGGTGATTCCCTGACCTGGGGCTGGATCCCCGTCGAAGACGGCGCGCCGACTGAGCGGTTCGCCCCGGACGTGCGTTGGACCGGCGTACTGGCCCAGCAGCTGGGCCCGGATTTCGAGGTGATCGAAGAGGGACTCAGTGCCCGCACCACCAACATCGACGACCCCACCGATCCGCGGCTCAACGGCGCGAGTTACCTGCCGTCGTGCCTGGCGACGCATCTGCCGCTGGATCTGGTCATCATCATGCTGGGCACCAACGACACAAAGGCCTACTTCCGGCGCGAGCCGCTCGACATCGCGTTGGGCATGTCGGTTCTGGTGACGCAGGTCCTCACCAGCGGTGGCGGCGTCGGCACGCCGTACCCCGCGCCGCAGGTGCTGGTGGTGTCCCCGCCACCGCTGGCGCCCATGCCGCACCCGTGGTTCCAGCTGATCTTCGCCGGCGGCGAGGAGAAGACCAGTGAGCTCGAGAGCGTGTACCGCGCGCTCGCGTCGTTTTTGAAGGTGCCGTTCTTCGACGCGGGCTCGGTGATCAGCACCGACGGCGTCGACGGTATCCACTTCACCGAGGCCAACAATCGCGACCTGGGCGTGGCCCTCGCGGAGAAGGTGCGGACCTTGATGTAA
- a CDS encoding penicillin-binding transpeptidase domain-containing protein → MQMRPALAWLLVFGLFISVVGCSSSPDPADRFAAFADAVGRKDAAAAAAQTSDPAAAEAAITAMFAGMGDAANVAVAAEPEDGDDAGATLKYTWSWGEGRDFSYDTTAGAAKSGDDWLITWSPAVLHRDLTPDLKFQYSEDSELQTPVLDRTGQPLTTWQTVGVVTLERAHPESAAPLAALLAPFDPTTTAESVTAQLDSTTDDRVTVMKLREDDLGQVRDQLAQIPGVTVREQGELLTADRQLSSPAISGLGDLWHQRITANAGWSVYLVDSDGAAAQRLTSTPPKNTEPVRTSLDLRMQLLAQQAVAKETRPAVVVAISGSTGGILAAAQNAAADPQGAIAFSGLYPPGSTFKTITTAAALDAGLATPDTPVACPGQLTIENRTIPNDDNFDLGTVPLSSAFSHSCNTSMAALADKLSPNALTDMAKDFGIGVDYVVPGLTTVTGRVPSADTAAQRVENGIGQGTVTVSPFGLAVAEASLAHGSTILPTLVDGEKSTADTASVPLPPDITDALRAMMRGTVTEGTATALSDIPDLGGKTGTAEFGDNTHSHGWFAGIAGDIAFATLVVGGDSSAPAVAISGDFLRPALAG, encoded by the coding sequence ATGCAAATGCGTCCCGCTCTGGCGTGGCTCCTGGTGTTCGGACTGTTCATATCGGTGGTCGGCTGTTCGTCGTCCCCGGATCCGGCGGACCGGTTCGCGGCGTTCGCCGACGCCGTGGGCCGCAAGGACGCGGCCGCCGCGGCCGCTCAGACCAGTGATCCGGCGGCCGCCGAGGCGGCGATCACCGCGATGTTCGCCGGCATGGGCGACGCCGCGAACGTCGCGGTGGCCGCCGAACCCGAGGACGGCGACGACGCGGGCGCGACGCTGAAGTACACCTGGTCGTGGGGTGAGGGCCGTGACTTCAGCTACGACACCACGGCCGGGGCGGCGAAGTCCGGCGACGACTGGTTGATCACCTGGTCCCCCGCCGTGTTGCACCGCGACCTCACTCCGGATCTGAAGTTCCAGTACAGCGAGGACAGCGAGCTGCAGACCCCGGTGCTCGACCGCACCGGCCAGCCGTTGACGACGTGGCAGACCGTCGGCGTCGTCACGTTGGAGCGCGCGCATCCGGAATCGGCCGCACCGCTCGCCGCGCTGCTCGCCCCCTTCGACCCCACCACGACCGCCGAATCGGTGACCGCACAACTCGATTCGACCACCGATGACCGGGTGACGGTGATGAAGCTGCGCGAGGACGATCTGGGACAGGTGCGCGACCAGCTCGCGCAGATCCCCGGCGTGACGGTGCGCGAACAGGGCGAGTTGCTCACCGCGGACCGGCAGCTGTCCTCGCCGGCGATCAGCGGGCTCGGCGACCTGTGGCACCAGCGCATCACCGCGAACGCGGGATGGTCGGTGTATCTGGTGGACTCGGACGGCGCGGCCGCCCAACGGCTCACGTCGACCCCGCCGAAGAACACCGAACCGGTACGCACCAGCCTGGATCTGCGGATGCAGCTGCTGGCCCAGCAGGCCGTCGCCAAGGAGACGCGGCCTGCCGTGGTGGTCGCGATCTCCGGGTCGACCGGCGGCATCCTCGCCGCCGCGCAGAACGCCGCCGCCGATCCGCAAGGCGCGATCGCGTTTTCGGGCCTGTACCCGCCCGGGTCGACGTTCAAGACCATCACCACCGCTGCCGCCCTGGACGCGGGTCTGGCCACCCCGGACACGCCGGTGGCCTGCCCGGGCCAGCTCACCATCGAGAACCGCACCATCCCCAACGACGACAACTTCGACCTGGGCACCGTCCCGCTGTCGTCGGCGTTCTCCCATTCCTGCAACACCAGCATGGCGGCCCTCGCCGACAAGCTGTCCCCGAATGCGTTGACCGACATGGCGAAGGATTTCGGCATCGGTGTCGACTACGTGGTGCCGGGCCTGACGACCGTGACCGGCCGGGTGCCCAGCGCCGACACCGCCGCCCAGCGCGTCGAGAACGGCATCGGCCAGGGCACCGTCACGGTCAGCCCGTTCGGTCTCGCGGTCGCCGAGGCCAGCCTCGCGCACGGATCGACGATCCTGCCGACCTTGGTCGACGGTGAGAAGAGCACGGCCGACACCGCGTCGGTGCCGTTGCCGCCCGACATCACCGACGCGTTGCGCGCGATGATGCGCGGAACCGTCACCGAGGGCACCGCCACCGCGTTGAGCGACATACCCGACCTGGGCGGCAAGACCGGCACCGCGGAGTTCGGCGACAACACGCATTCGCACGGCTGGTTCGCCGGTATCGCCGGTGACATCGCGTTCGCGACGCTGGTGGTCGGCGGGGACTCCTCGGCCCCGGCCGTCGCCATCTCAGGAGACTTCCTGCGCCCCGCGCTCGCCGGCTGA
- a CDS encoding SDR family NAD(P)-dependent oxidoreductase, translating to MSSTTLRSSSDLTGDVAIVTGATGDIGTEYVCGLVAAGADVVLTDVASTAEAGAALAEKASELGPGRAVFSPADVTSEDDLARTVSVAVDHFGGVDVLINNAAIYRGLGPKRHLAELRLDDWDLVLKVNVRGCWQAIKAVLPAFAERGGGRVVNISSTVARAGVPGFAHYVASKAAVDGLTRAAARELGPVNVRVNGVAPGLVSDSATIAINSEGYAAKSAQTRALAREMAPADLVGAVLWLASDASGFVTGQTLLVDGGQVFA from the coding sequence ATGAGCAGCACTACCCTCAGATCGTCGTCAGATCTGACCGGGGATGTCGCCATTGTCACCGGCGCGACCGGTGACATCGGAACCGAGTACGTCTGCGGCCTCGTCGCAGCGGGCGCCGACGTGGTACTCACCGACGTCGCGTCAACGGCGGAGGCCGGTGCCGCGCTGGCCGAGAAGGCAAGCGAACTCGGCCCGGGTCGAGCGGTGTTCAGTCCCGCGGATGTGACCTCCGAGGACGACCTCGCCAGGACGGTGTCGGTCGCCGTCGACCACTTCGGCGGGGTCGATGTGCTCATCAACAATGCGGCGATCTACCGCGGGCTCGGACCGAAGCGGCACCTGGCGGAGTTGCGGCTCGACGACTGGGATCTGGTCTTGAAGGTGAACGTCCGTGGTTGTTGGCAGGCGATCAAGGCCGTGCTGCCCGCATTCGCCGAACGGGGCGGAGGACGGGTGGTCAACATCAGCTCCACGGTGGCGCGAGCCGGTGTGCCCGGGTTCGCCCACTACGTGGCCTCCAAAGCGGCCGTCGACGGGTTGACCCGGGCCGCGGCGCGCGAACTCGGCCCGGTCAACGTGCGGGTGAACGGTGTGGCGCCGGGCCTGGTTTCGGACTCGGCGACCATCGCGATCAACTCGGAAGGGTACGCGGCGAAGTCCGCGCAGACGCGAGCACTGGCGCGCGAAATGGCCCCCGCCGATCTGGTCGGCGCGGTGCTGTGGTTGGCAAGCGACGCCAGCGGTTTCGTCACCGGCCAGACGTTGCTGGTCGACGGCGGTCAGGTCTTCGCATGA
- a CDS encoding diol dehydratase small subunit, whose translation MADDYTEKYTVAAAVDGKLDLSDLRMDPAVLAHQAVIAEENGNPQLAENFLRAAELATIDDEDVMRLYEALRPYRSSAEDLDALQATLESRGASRCAELVRQAAEAYARRGLLR comes from the coding sequence ATGGCCGATGACTACACCGAGAAGTACACCGTGGCGGCCGCCGTCGACGGCAAGCTCGACCTGTCGGATCTGCGGATGGATCCTGCGGTGCTCGCGCATCAGGCGGTGATCGCCGAGGAGAACGGCAACCCGCAACTCGCCGAGAACTTCCTGCGCGCAGCCGAACTCGCGACCATCGACGACGAGGACGTGATGCGGTTGTACGAGGCGCTGCGCCCGTACCGGTCGAGCGCCGAGGACCTCGACGCGTTGCAGGCGACGCTGGAATCGCGGGGGGCGTCGCGCTGCGCCGAACTCGTGCGTCAGGCCGCCGAGGCCTATGCGCGGCGGGGCCTGCTGCGGTGA